One Micromonospora sp. WMMD1120 genomic region harbors:
- a CDS encoding discoidin domain-containing protein produces the protein MAVSRRRFVTSVLAGSALATASTTELLTTLGSPAHAASPPGDVVGKVTVGYQGWFSAPGDGAPIGGWWHWSRDRFQPPSPANTTIVSWPDMREYTRSYPTAYPNLGNGQPATLFSSYDQQTVDTHFRWMQEYGCDTAALQRFNPMGDEGPTRDAMAQKVRSAAERFNRKFYIMYDVTDWLSFQSEIKTDWTTKMSAHVASSAYARQNGKPVVCIWGFGFSEPSRPFTPGPCLEVINWFKAQGCYVIGGVPTWWRQGIEDSRPGFLDVYHAFHAISPWMVYRARTVEELDSYYTNVNVGDMADCAARGIDYLPCVMPGDLAGGHRRHGDFYWRHIYNMVRLGSQGLYVSMFDEYNEGNQIAKTSETQATTPAGANIRALDEDGVACSADYYLRITADGGRMLKGQLALTATRPTPPTLGTPPPTGGDLAAGRSTSASSQNGPFAASNAVDSDAGSYWESGGGAFPHWWQVDLGASHLVNKLVLRLPAGWGARTQTITVLGSVDGSSFSTIAGASPFVFDPATGNTVTRTLTTSTARHIRLSIAGNTGWPAGQLAKVEVYAGSTVPDNPPTAPSGLTVTGRTSTSVSLSWTASTDDTGVTGYQVRQGGTVVATVTGTTATVGGLNPSTAYTFTVVARDAAGNTSGASNAVTATTDAAANTDLARGRSTSASSHVQSYASGNVVDGDANSYWESANNAFPQWVQVDLGSSRAVGRVVLKLPPSSAWGARTQTLSVLGSTDGSSFGTLVGSAGRTFDPATGNQVSLALTAAQARYVRVTVTGNTGWPAGQMSALEVYQS, from the coding sequence ATGGCGGTCTCCCGCCGCAGGTTCGTCACGTCGGTGCTGGCCGGGTCCGCCCTCGCCACCGCCTCCACCACCGAACTGCTCACCACGCTGGGCAGCCCCGCGCACGCCGCCAGCCCTCCCGGGGATGTGGTCGGCAAGGTGACGGTGGGCTACCAGGGCTGGTTCAGCGCGCCCGGCGACGGGGCGCCGATCGGCGGGTGGTGGCACTGGAGCCGGGACCGGTTCCAGCCCCCGTCGCCGGCCAACACCACCATCGTGTCCTGGCCGGACATGCGCGAGTACACCCGCAGCTACCCCACCGCGTACCCCAACCTCGGCAACGGCCAGCCGGCCACCCTCTTCTCCTCCTACGACCAGCAGACGGTCGACACCCACTTCCGGTGGATGCAGGAGTATGGGTGCGACACCGCAGCCCTGCAACGGTTCAACCCGATGGGCGACGAGGGCCCGACCCGCGACGCGATGGCCCAGAAGGTGCGCTCCGCCGCCGAGCGCTTCAACCGCAAGTTCTACATCATGTACGACGTCACCGACTGGTTGAGCTTCCAGTCGGAGATCAAGACCGACTGGACGACGAAGATGTCCGCGCACGTGGCGTCGTCCGCGTACGCCCGGCAGAACGGCAAGCCGGTCGTCTGCATCTGGGGGTTCGGCTTCAGCGAGCCGAGCCGGCCCTTCACCCCCGGGCCGTGCCTGGAGGTCATCAACTGGTTCAAGGCGCAGGGCTGCTACGTCATCGGCGGCGTGCCCACCTGGTGGCGGCAGGGCATCGAGGACTCCCGCCCCGGCTTCCTCGACGTCTACCACGCGTTCCACGCGATCTCGCCGTGGATGGTCTACCGGGCCCGGACCGTCGAGGAGTTGGACTCGTACTACACGAACGTCAACGTCGGCGACATGGCCGACTGCGCGGCGCGCGGCATCGACTACCTGCCCTGCGTGATGCCCGGCGACCTGGCCGGCGGGCACCGCAGGCACGGTGACTTCTACTGGCGGCACATCTACAACATGGTCAGGCTCGGCTCGCAGGGCCTCTACGTGTCCATGTTCGACGAGTACAACGAGGGCAACCAGATCGCCAAGACCTCCGAGACGCAGGCCACCACCCCGGCCGGGGCGAACATCCGGGCGCTCGACGAGGACGGCGTGGCCTGCTCCGCCGACTACTACCTGCGGATCACCGCCGACGGCGGCCGGATGCTCAAGGGCCAGCTCGCCCTCACCGCGACACGACCCACCCCGCCCACCCTCGGCACCCCACCCCCGACCGGCGGCGACCTCGCGGCCGGCCGGTCCACCTCGGCCAGCAGCCAGAACGGCCCGTTCGCGGCCTCGAACGCGGTGGACTCCGACGCCGGCAGCTACTGGGAGAGCGGCGGCGGCGCGTTCCCGCACTGGTGGCAGGTCGACCTCGGCGCCAGCCACCTGGTCAACAAGCTCGTGCTGCGGCTGCCCGCCGGCTGGGGCGCGCGTACCCAGACCATCACCGTGCTGGGCAGCGTCGACGGCAGCTCCTTCTCGACAATCGCCGGGGCCTCGCCGTTCGTCTTCGACCCGGCGACCGGCAACACCGTGACCCGCACGCTGACGACCAGCACGGCCCGCCACATCCGGCTGAGCATCGCCGGCAACACCGGCTGGCCGGCGGGCCAGCTCGCCAAGGTCGAGGTGTACGCGGGAAGCACCGTCCCGGACAACCCGCCGACCGCGCCGAGCGGCCTCACCGTGACCGGTAGGACGTCGACGAGTGTGTCCCTGTCCTGGACGGCGTCCACCGACGACACCGGGGTCACCGGCTACCAGGTGCGCCAGGGTGGCACCGTGGTCGCCACCGTCACCGGCACCACGGCGACGGTGGGCGGGCTGAACCCGTCCACCGCGTACACCTTCACGGTCGTCGCCCGCGACGCCGCCGGCAACACCTCCGGCGCGTCCAACGCGGTCACCGCCACCACCGACGCGGCGGCCAACACCGACCTGGCCCGGGGGCGGTCGACCAGCGCGAGCAGCCATGTGCAGAGCTACGCCTCCGGCAACGTGGTCGACGGTGACGCGAACAGCTACTGGGAGAGCGCCAACAACGCGTTCCCGCAGTGGGTCCAGGTCGACCTGGGGTCCTCGCGCGCTGTCGGCCGGGTGGTGCTGAAGCTGCCGCCGTCCAGCGCCTGGGGCGCTCGCACGCAGACGCTGTCGGTGCTGGGCAGCACCGACGGGTCGAGCTTCGGCACCCTCGTCGGCTCGGCGGGGCGGACGTTCGACCCGGCCACCGGCAACCAGGTGAGCCTCGCGCTCACCGCCGCGCAGGCGCGCTACGTGCGCGTCACGGTCACCGGCAACACCGGCTGGCCCGCCGGCCAAATGTCCGCACTGGAGGTCTACCAGAGCTGA
- a CDS encoding NAD-dependent epimerase/dehydratase family protein has product MDLPVPAAGAAPPTDLMPRRVLVTGGAGFVGSHVVARLMLMGTQVRVLDNFSTGRIENLADAAYGGLTEADVVSGDIRTPEGVEVIHQWQPDVVVHLAAQPSVPAARRSPLYDADVNVFGTVNVLDACVRSGVRLVLNAASSAIFGGVAAHELPVREDHPISPVSPYGISKAVGVHYLDWYGRQHGLSYTSMVFGNVYGPRQEGGDCGVVSLMADALLAGRQVVIHDDGTQTRDFVHVSDVAEAVAVACHHNGVGMVNIGSGRQTSVNEVYDTVREASGVGTAARYEPLPWPGEIRHMALDIRKARELLGWYPKVGFTEGVRMTVRDARRRRAGGQILSPARALEGALSR; this is encoded by the coding sequence ATGGACCTGCCAGTACCTGCCGCCGGCGCGGCGCCGCCGACAGACCTCATGCCCCGGCGCGTCCTGGTGACCGGAGGCGCCGGTTTCGTCGGCAGCCACGTGGTCGCCCGACTGATGCTGATGGGCACCCAGGTGCGGGTGCTCGACAACTTCTCCACCGGCCGGATCGAGAACCTGGCCGACGCGGCGTACGGCGGCCTGACCGAGGCGGACGTCGTCTCGGGCGACATCCGTACGCCGGAGGGTGTCGAGGTCATCCACCAGTGGCAGCCGGACGTGGTGGTGCACCTCGCCGCGCAGCCGAGCGTGCCCGCGGCCCGCCGGTCACCCCTGTACGACGCCGACGTCAACGTCTTCGGCACCGTCAACGTGTTGGACGCCTGCGTCCGCAGCGGTGTGCGGCTGGTGCTCAACGCGGCCAGCAGCGCCATCTTCGGCGGTGTCGCCGCCCACGAGCTGCCGGTGCGCGAGGACCACCCGATCTCCCCGGTGAGCCCGTACGGCATCAGCAAGGCCGTCGGCGTGCACTACCTGGACTGGTACGGCCGCCAGCACGGTCTGTCGTACACCTCGATGGTGTTCGGCAACGTCTATGGGCCGCGGCAGGAGGGTGGCGACTGTGGCGTGGTGTCCCTGATGGCCGACGCGCTGCTCGCCGGTCGCCAGGTGGTCATTCACGACGACGGCACGCAGACCCGCGACTTCGTTCACGTCAGCGACGTCGCCGAGGCGGTGGCGGTGGCCTGCCACCACAACGGGGTGGGAATGGTCAACATCGGCTCCGGTCGGCAGACGAGCGTCAACGAGGTGTACGACACCGTCCGGGAGGCGTCCGGCGTCGGCACCGCGGCGCGGTACGAGCCGCTGCCCTGGCCCGGCGAGATCCGGCACATGGCGCTGGACATCCGCAAGGCGCGGGAGCTGCTCGGCTGGTATCCGAAGGTGGGCTTCACCGAGGGCGTACGGATGACGGTGCGCGACGCCCGCCGCCGCCGGGCCGGTGGCCAGATCCTGTCGCCGGCGCGGGCGCTGGAGGGCGCGCTGAGTCGTTGA
- a CDS encoding sugar transferase, producing MRETPGPITAGAVPPPDPASAADVNTTPRQARPVPDIPPGLPDFLAVRQRPSRSHPQGRRARVVVLEPNDTGTVPDRLAEEFEVVARLPVPACAEDFTRLLARVRPRLLLLKHSLESVDDRIITGCLSAGVEILVLARPVYGLLRAPAMARFGGLPWIRLRSAARPRGERLKRLFDLSMILLSAAVVIPLIAVIAAVVSFTGPPFYLQDRVGAGGRLFRVVKFRTMRVGAEQATGPVLARPDDVRITRVGRWLRRSRLDELPQLWNVVRGDMSLVGPRPERPEFIAGFDRLPHYDLRHLIRPGLTGIAQLTGGYAATVEDKLRCDLLYLNCRSMRVDLALLLLTVVELFRGFPRG from the coding sequence TTGCGAGAGACACCGGGTCCCATCACCGCGGGCGCGGTTCCCCCACCGGACCCCGCCAGCGCCGCCGACGTCAACACGACGCCGAGGCAGGCGCGACCGGTGCCGGACATCCCGCCGGGGCTACCGGACTTCCTCGCCGTACGCCAACGGCCCAGCCGGTCGCACCCGCAGGGCCGGCGGGCACGTGTCGTCGTGCTCGAACCGAACGACACCGGCACCGTGCCGGATCGGCTCGCGGAAGAGTTCGAGGTGGTCGCCCGGCTCCCGGTGCCGGCCTGCGCGGAGGACTTCACCCGGCTGCTGGCCCGCGTCCGCCCCCGGCTGCTGCTGCTCAAGCACTCGCTGGAGAGCGTCGACGACCGCATCATCACCGGCTGCCTCAGCGCCGGCGTCGAGATCCTGGTGCTGGCGCGGCCCGTCTACGGCCTGCTGCGGGCGCCCGCCATGGCCCGCTTCGGTGGGCTGCCCTGGATCCGGCTCCGGTCCGCCGCCCGACCACGGGGCGAGCGGCTGAAGAGGCTCTTCGACCTCAGCATGATCCTGCTCAGCGCGGCGGTGGTGATCCCGCTGATCGCGGTGATCGCCGCCGTCGTGTCGTTCACCGGTCCACCGTTCTACCTCCAGGACCGGGTCGGGGCGGGCGGCCGGCTGTTCCGGGTGGTCAAGTTCCGGACCATGCGGGTCGGCGCCGAACAGGCCACCGGTCCGGTCCTGGCCCGTCCGGACGATGTCCGGATCACCCGCGTCGGGCGCTGGCTGCGACGCTCCCGGTTGGACGAGCTGCCCCAGTTGTGGAACGTGGTGCGCGGCGACATGAGCCTGGTCGGCCCCCGCCCGGAGCGCCCCGAGTTCATCGCCGGCTTCGACCGGCTGCCGCACTACGACCTGCGGCACCTGATCCGGCCCGGACTGACCGGCATCGCCCAGCTCACCGGCGGTTACGCCGCCACCGTCGAGGACAAGCTCCGCTGCGACCTGCTCTACCTCAACTGCCGCTCGATGCGGGTCGACCTGGCCCTGCTGCTGCTCACCGTCGTCGAGCTGTTCCGAGGTTTCCCCCGTGGGTAG
- a CDS encoding oligosaccharide flippase family protein, with the protein MGSAATAVETRVTRNTASMLAARVIMAVAGLVSVPVVYQGLGPREFGIWVVLTGLLAMAALIDLGLGSALVREVARAENAADRDLVRRLLGLGLGWAGLLGLLTVSALGACWPWLAGLLRLGDRADEAWHATLWLVVGLVAGGVELPWRAVLEGGQRYGSLAAISAGTAILGAALAIVVVRLGGGLVALAACAAATGAIRTLLLAATTHRRCPDLSPRWGRTDLGDIRRIGGYGLRVQVSSGAGMVNVELDRLVLGGAFGPAVAGGFDLGTRLLNLLRLPPGFALIVLFPAAVARTVARGNGWLDRFYLTTTRYLALFLAPATAALMVSADPLVRLWLGHQVPWAAANIVILAPAYALNLITGAATIVARAEGRPGLETRYVLLSVVLNLALTVPMLLLCGPLGVPLSTALAVVLSTGYFLAYFHTATARPLTPLVRASWPPLAAAVAAGVVTAAASRYLPDGPGRLDAALAVTSRAGLTVLVAGTLLAVGGHLGASDRMRLHRLLRAPATVLSPTGGARR; encoded by the coding sequence GTGGGTAGTGCCGCCACCGCTGTCGAGACCCGGGTCACCCGCAACACCGCCAGCATGCTCGCCGCACGGGTGATCATGGCGGTGGCCGGGTTGGTCTCGGTGCCTGTCGTCTACCAGGGTCTGGGGCCCCGGGAGTTCGGCATCTGGGTCGTGCTGACCGGCCTGCTGGCGATGGCCGCACTGATCGACCTCGGGCTCGGCTCCGCGCTGGTCCGCGAGGTGGCCCGGGCCGAGAACGCGGCCGACCGGGATCTGGTGCGGCGCCTGCTCGGGCTCGGGCTCGGCTGGGCCGGACTGCTGGGCCTGCTCACGGTCTCGGCGCTCGGCGCGTGCTGGCCGTGGCTCGCCGGGCTGCTACGCCTCGGCGACCGGGCCGACGAGGCATGGCACGCCACCCTATGGCTGGTCGTCGGGCTGGTGGCCGGCGGCGTCGAGTTGCCGTGGCGGGCCGTGCTCGAAGGCGGTCAGCGGTACGGCTCACTCGCCGCGATCAGCGCCGGCACCGCGATTCTCGGGGCCGCGCTGGCCATCGTGGTGGTACGCCTCGGCGGCGGCCTGGTGGCGCTGGCCGCCTGCGCCGCGGCCACCGGGGCGATCCGTACGCTGCTGCTTGCCGCGACCACCCACCGCCGGTGCCCGGACCTCTCCCCCCGCTGGGGCCGGACGGACCTGGGCGACATCCGCCGGATCGGCGGCTACGGCCTGCGGGTGCAGGTCTCCAGTGGCGCCGGCATGGTCAACGTGGAGCTGGACAGGCTGGTCCTCGGTGGGGCCTTCGGGCCCGCCGTCGCCGGCGGCTTCGACCTCGGCACCCGCCTGCTCAACCTGCTCCGCCTCCCCCCGGGCTTCGCGCTCATCGTGCTGTTCCCCGCCGCCGTCGCCCGCACCGTGGCCCGGGGCAACGGTTGGCTGGACCGGTTCTACCTGACCACCACCCGCTACCTGGCGCTGTTCCTCGCCCCGGCCACCGCTGCCCTGATGGTCAGCGCCGACCCGCTGGTCCGACTCTGGCTGGGTCACCAGGTGCCGTGGGCCGCGGCGAACATCGTGATCCTCGCGCCCGCGTACGCCCTCAACCTGATCACCGGGGCGGCGACGATCGTGGCGCGCGCCGAGGGCCGCCCCGGGCTGGAGACGCGCTACGTGCTGCTCTCCGTCGTGCTCAACCTGGCCCTCACCGTGCCGATGCTGCTGCTCTGCGGGCCGCTCGGCGTACCACTCTCGACAGCGCTGGCGGTGGTGCTCAGCACCGGCTACTTCCTGGCGTACTTCCACACCGCCACGGCCCGGCCGCTGACCCCGCTGGTCCGGGCGAGCTGGCCGCCGCTCGCGGCGGCGGTCGCGGCCGGGGTGGTCACGGCGGCGGCCAGCCGGTACCTGCCGGACGGGCCGGGACGGCTGGATGCCGCCCTCGCCGTGACCAGCCGGGCCGGCCTGACGGTGCTCGTGGCCGGCACGCTGCTGGCTGTCGGCGGGCATCTGGGGGCGAGCGACCGGATGCGGCTGCACCGGTTGCTGCGCGCGCCGGCGACGGTGCTCTCACCGACCGGAGGTGCCCGGCGATGA
- a CDS encoding class I SAM-dependent methyltransferase, with protein sequence MSVDHRTTHCLVCGPRPAHRPRLGGLLRRCDGCGFTWTTQEQAEEDGRYDEDYFAAGGYDDYFRSAPRRFEAGRRLRWLLSTVRPTTLLEAGCAGGYFLEAAHHAGITATGIEVSHAAATFARDHLNMPVHQGYFETVAPTLTADTICAFHVLEHVEDPRAFLHAAHTTLTPGGWLALEVPNIASAAAHRLGVTWPGLQPRYHRWHFTPGSLARLVTDAGFEVVRQDTAVFRYYMPLGYRLRHARHLLPADLIGLRSPRLTHPRRGDLLRVIARVARTGRST encoded by the coding sequence ATGAGCGTCGATCACCGCACCACGCACTGCCTCGTGTGCGGGCCCCGGCCGGCCCACCGGCCGCGACTCGGCGGGCTGCTGCGCCGCTGCGACGGCTGCGGTTTCACCTGGACGACCCAGGAACAGGCAGAGGAGGACGGTCGCTACGACGAGGACTACTTCGCCGCCGGTGGCTACGACGACTACTTCCGGTCCGCGCCCCGCCGGTTCGAGGCCGGGCGGCGGTTGCGGTGGCTGCTGTCCACCGTCCGCCCCACCACACTGCTCGAAGCCGGCTGCGCCGGCGGCTACTTCCTCGAAGCCGCCCACCACGCCGGCATCACCGCCACCGGCATCGAAGTCAGCCACGCCGCCGCCACCTTCGCCCGCGACCACCTCAACATGCCCGTGCACCAGGGCTACTTCGAAACCGTCGCACCCACCCTCACCGCCGACACCATCTGCGCCTTCCACGTCCTCGAACACGTCGAAGACCCCCGCGCCTTCCTGCACGCCGCCCACACCACCCTCACCCCCGGCGGCTGGCTCGCCCTCGAAGTCCCCAACATCGCCTCCGCCGCCGCCCACCGACTCGGCGTCACCTGGCCGGGTCTGCAACCGCGCTACCACCGTTGGCACTTCACCCCCGGCAGCCTGGCCCGGCTGGTGACCGACGCCGGCTTCGAGGTGGTCCGGCAGGACACCGCCGTCTTCCGCTACTACATGCCGCTCGGCTACCGACTGCGGCACGCCCGACACCTCCTGCCCGCCGACCTGATCGGGCTCCGCTCACCGCGGTTGACCCACCCACGGCGCGGCGACCTACTCCGGGTGATCGCCCGGGTAGCCCGAACCGGACGGAGCACCTGA
- a CDS encoding class I SAM-dependent methyltransferase has protein sequence MKLDEIELVRCQLCGRAGGHSPTLGDLLWSCPDCGFVWTAGSAPAPEELYDEAYYTTDGYQDYFASAGQRRFEAKRRLRWLLSTVRPTTLLEAGCAGGYFLEAAHHAGITATGIEVSHAAATFARDHLNMPVHQGYFETVAPTLTADTICAFHVLEHVEDPRAFLHAAHTTLTPGGWLALEVPNIASAAAHRLGVTWPAIAPEYHRWHFTPQTLSRMLVESGFRVISHDTVFSRFYWRPAARLRNARDLLVADLAASGSPRMTHPRLGDLLRVFARRDDRAVS, from the coding sequence ATGAAACTCGACGAGATCGAGCTGGTCCGCTGCCAGCTCTGCGGTCGTGCCGGCGGGCACTCGCCGACCCTCGGCGACCTGCTGTGGAGCTGCCCGGACTGTGGCTTCGTCTGGACCGCCGGCAGCGCCCCGGCACCGGAGGAGCTGTACGACGAGGCGTACTACACCACCGACGGCTACCAGGACTACTTCGCCTCGGCGGGGCAACGCCGGTTCGAGGCCAAGCGGCGGTTGCGGTGGCTGCTGTCCACCGTCCGCCCCACCACACTGCTCGAAGCCGGCTGCGCCGGCGGCTACTTCCTCGAAGCCGCCCACCACGCCGGCATCACCGCCACCGGCATCGAAGTCAGCCACGCCGCCGCCACCTTCGCCCGCGACCACCTCAACATGCCCGTGCACCAGGGCTACTTCGAAACCGTCGCACCCACCCTCACCGCCGACACCATCTGCGCCTTCCACGTCCTCGAACACGTCGAAGACCCCCGCGCCTTCCTGCACGCCGCCCACACCACCCTCACCCCCGGCGGCTGGCTCGCCCTCGAAGTCCCCAACATCGCCTCCGCCGCCGCCCACCGACTCGGCGTCACCTGGCCGGCGATCGCCCCCGAATACCACCGCTGGCACTTCACCCCGCAGACGCTCAGCCGCATGCTCGTCGAGTCCGGCTTCCGGGTGATCTCGCACGACACGGTCTTCTCCCGGTTCTACTGGCGTCCGGCGGCGCGGCTGCGCAACGCGCGCGACCTGCTGGTGGCCGACCTGGCCGCCAGCGGCTCACCCCGGATGACCCACCCCCGGCTCGGCGACCTGCTGCGGGTCTTCGCCCGCCGCGACGACCGGGCCGTGTCGTGA
- a CDS encoding glycosyltransferase family 2 protein, translating to MGAPLLSVLLVSWNTREQTRQCLESLAATADPDLEYEVVAVDNGSSDGSADMLADQPRVRLIRNHHNTGFAAAVNQAYRRANGELILLLNSDVRFHPGALNRMVGHLRERPDVAGVSPLYLNPDGTFQQHYVQQPNFAATIALVTALRRLPVFRQALHRFQMRGADFSRPRRLASGSCMLLRRSVLGQQTIFDETFPVYWNDAILARQLDQAGHELWMIPDAVVTHSRGASCRLLGPTIRYRHLLGSLVGYLRVTQPRHRLALFRAALLGDHLVKRLFGRSVQLGLGDLLAALRGDVGPLPDGDTRDWVVLFSRTRWSVDAHSAVLGQLTPRQRLLFVDPPGRRPRWRCALTPIGSTAWHAVVPTALPLGDIVPLVNWINRRIAAGVLRGWLDRHAGARLLRLDDERARPVLGRLGEDEVLPAAATRPMERSGRG from the coding sequence ATGGGCGCTCCGCTGCTGTCGGTGCTGCTGGTCAGCTGGAACACCCGCGAGCAGACCCGGCAGTGCCTGGAGTCGCTCGCCGCGACCGCCGACCCGGACCTGGAGTACGAGGTGGTGGCCGTGGACAACGGCTCGTCCGACGGTTCGGCCGACATGCTCGCCGACCAACCCCGGGTCCGGCTGATCCGCAACCACCACAACACCGGCTTCGCCGCCGCGGTGAACCAGGCGTACCGCCGGGCGAACGGGGAGCTGATCCTCCTGCTCAACAGCGACGTCCGGTTCCACCCGGGCGCGCTGAACCGGATGGTCGGCCACCTGCGGGAGCGGCCGGACGTCGCCGGGGTCAGCCCGCTCTACCTGAACCCGGACGGCACCTTCCAGCAGCACTACGTGCAACAGCCGAACTTCGCCGCCACCATCGCGCTGGTCACCGCGCTGCGCCGGCTGCCCGTGTTCCGCCAGGCGCTGCACCGGTTCCAGATGCGCGGCGCGGACTTCAGCCGCCCCCGCCGGCTCGCCTCCGGCAGCTGCATGCTGCTGCGGCGCAGCGTGCTCGGCCAGCAGACCATCTTCGACGAGACCTTCCCCGTCTACTGGAACGACGCGATCCTCGCCCGCCAGCTCGACCAGGCCGGGCACGAGCTGTGGATGATCCCGGACGCGGTGGTGACGCACAGTCGGGGCGCGTCCTGCCGGCTGCTCGGGCCGACCATCCGCTACCGACACCTGCTGGGCAGCCTGGTGGGCTACCTGCGGGTCACCCAACCCCGGCACCGGTTGGCGCTGTTCCGGGCCGCCCTGCTCGGTGACCACCTGGTCAAGCGGCTCTTCGGCCGATCCGTACAGCTGGGTCTGGGCGACCTGCTCGCCGCGCTGCGCGGCGACGTCGGCCCGCTGCCCGACGGCGACACCCGCGACTGGGTGGTGCTGTTCAGCCGCACCCGGTGGTCGGTCGACGCGCACTCGGCGGTGCTCGGGCAGTTGACGCCCCGGCAGCGGTTGCTCTTCGTCGACCCGCCGGGGCGGCGGCCCCGGTGGCGGTGCGCGCTGACCCCGATCGGCTCCACCGCCTGGCACGCCGTCGTGCCGACCGCGCTGCCCCTGGGCGACATCGTGCCGCTGGTCAACTGGATCAACCGGCGGATCGCGGCCGGTGTCCTGCGCGGCTGGCTGGACCGGCACGCCGGCGCCCGTCTGCTGCGCCTCGACGACGAGCGCGCCCGCCCGGTGCTCGGCCGCCTCGGCGAGGACGAGGTGCTGCCCGCCGCGGCGACGCGGCCGATGGAACGGTCCGGCCGTGGCTGA
- a CDS encoding glycosyltransferase, with translation MAERGALVEVAPTPVASTDDRQWVVVLSGTPWAGGAHRQHALARELTVDHRVLFVDPPGHRPRWRVRVRQVADGLWQCSGPALLPFGRHLPPANRANRWFAALLLRRWLRRQAATVRLLWLDEDLAAPVAGRLGASAVVYDATDLDWTFTRRWNRWHLRAALRRAVGAADLVLASSAALPERMPACDPAPVVLPNGCDPERFAPDGPVAPWLLGQRRPVIGYSGAIDTRAFDADLVAEVARAHPGWTFLLIGPSTRTGRAPLAGLSNVTVLDAVAFADVPGILRACDVTIIPYRVGGLVDYVHPKKCYEYLALGKPVVATPLPALRPLAGTIALAGDPQAFGAALADALDRADAPEEAARRRELASRNSWSARGVQLRTLLAGLPR, from the coding sequence GTGGCTGAGCGCGGCGCTCTCGTCGAGGTGGCGCCCACGCCCGTCGCGTCCACCGACGACCGGCAGTGGGTGGTCGTCCTCAGCGGCACCCCGTGGGCGGGCGGGGCGCACCGGCAGCACGCGCTGGCCCGTGAACTGACAGTCGATCACCGGGTGCTCTTCGTCGACCCGCCCGGACACCGCCCCCGTTGGCGGGTCCGGGTCCGGCAGGTCGCCGACGGCCTGTGGCAGTGCTCCGGACCGGCGCTGCTGCCGTTCGGCAGGCACCTGCCGCCGGCCAACCGGGCCAACCGCTGGTTCGCGGCGCTCCTGCTGCGCCGCTGGTTGCGGCGGCAGGCCGCCACGGTACGACTGCTGTGGCTGGACGAGGACCTGGCCGCGCCGGTCGCCGGCCGGCTGGGCGCGTCCGCCGTCGTCTACGACGCGACCGACCTGGACTGGACGTTCACCCGGCGGTGGAACCGTTGGCACCTGCGCGCGGCGCTGCGCCGCGCGGTCGGCGCCGCCGATCTGGTGCTCGCCTCCTCCGCCGCGCTGCCGGAACGGATGCCCGCCTGCGACCCGGCCCCGGTGGTGCTGCCCAACGGCTGCGACCCGGAGCGTTTCGCCCCGGACGGTCCGGTCGCGCCCTGGCTGCTCGGGCAGCGCCGGCCGGTGATCGGCTACAGCGGGGCGATCGACACCCGGGCCTTCGACGCGGACCTGGTCGCCGAGGTGGCGCGGGCGCACCCCGGATGGACGTTCCTGCTGATCGGCCCGTCCACCCGGACCGGCCGCGCTCCGCTGGCCGGCCTGTCCAACGTGACGGTGCTCGACGCCGTGGCGTTCGCGGACGTGCCGGGCATCCTGCGGGCCTGCGACGTCACCATCATCCCGTACCGGGTCGGCGGTCTGGTCGACTACGTGCACCCGAAGAAGTGCTACGAGTACCTGGCCCTCGGAAAGCCCGTCGTCGCGACGCCGCTGCCGGCGCTGCGGCCGCTGGCCGGCACCATCGCCCTCGCTGGCGACCCGCAGGCGTTCGGCGCGGCGCTGGCCGACGCGCTGGACCGTGCCGACGCGCCCGAGGAGGCGGCCCGCCGCCGGGAGCTGGCCAGCCGCAACAGCTGGTCGGCCCGGGGCGTCCAGCTCCGCACCCTGTTGGCGGGGTTGCCGCGATGA